The Paenibacillus uliginis N3/975 genome has a window encoding:
- a CDS encoding DUF418 domain-containing protein encodes MKGTGSRLRLLDILRGFAVLGTLGTNIWIFAHMGDLNYIFTFIDNEWWTSIQDFVRVFVLFLVNGKLLGLLTIMFGVGLEMKYQQALKRGNAWPGMYMWTSVILLTEGFIHFTLVMEYDILMSYGITAIITAFIIKGGDRAIRRTMKIIGGLHGAVMLLILIFFTYLAVTGGNISLGDMKETVLLYTEGNWFQQVAYRLGNFMILRTEVLFVIPMNIFLFLLGIRIMRSGVFAPDENGKKKRKKLFHIGFCVGLPLNLLIFIPGGYFDLPVRYLFAPILAIGYIGLIAKLVEANEKLWLWSKLEQVGKMSLSCYVMQNVISAVIFYGWGFRLGGRVDSVTIVLIWLVICYFQIIFASIWLKQFKYGPMEAA; translated from the coding sequence TGGACATTTTGAGGGGCTTTGCGGTATTGGGAACGCTGGGCACGAATATATGGATTTTTGCTCATATGGGTGACTTGAATTATATTTTCACCTTTATTGACAATGAATGGTGGACCTCCATTCAAGACTTCGTAAGAGTGTTCGTCCTGTTTCTGGTCAATGGCAAGCTTCTCGGCTTGTTGACCATTATGTTCGGGGTCGGACTGGAGATGAAGTATCAGCAGGCATTAAAAAGAGGAAACGCATGGCCCGGCATGTATATGTGGACATCTGTTATCCTTTTGACAGAGGGATTCATTCATTTCACACTAGTCATGGAATATGACATTCTCATGAGCTACGGCATCACGGCTATTATTACTGCTTTCATTATAAAAGGCGGAGACCGCGCCATTCGCAGAACGATGAAGATCATCGGTGGATTGCATGGGGCGGTTATGCTGCTCATTTTAATCTTCTTTACCTATCTTGCCGTAACAGGTGGCAATATTTCTTTAGGCGATATGAAGGAGACTGTATTGTTATATACGGAGGGTAATTGGTTTCAGCAGGTAGCGTACAGGTTGGGGAATTTTATGATACTGCGCACTGAGGTTCTATTTGTAATCCCGATGAACATTTTTCTGTTCCTGCTGGGCATACGTATAATGAGGTCGGGGGTCTTTGCTCCTGATGAGAATGGCAAGAAAAAACGGAAGAAGCTTTTTCACATTGGATTTTGCGTAGGCCTTCCGCTTAATTTACTTATTTTCATACCCGGTGGATATTTTGATTTGCCTGTGCGCTATTTATTTGCACCAATCCTTGCTATCGGATATATCGGGTTGATCGCCAAGCTGGTAGAAGCCAATGAGAAGTTATGGCTGTGGAGCAAGCTTGAACAAGTAGGCAAAATGTCGCTCAGCTGTTATGTGATGCAAAATGTCATTTCTGCAGTCATTTTTTATGGATGGGGCTTCAGATTGGGCGGCAGAGTGGATTCGGTCACCATCGTATTGATCTGGCTCGTGATATGCTATTTCCAAATCATTTTTGCTTCCATATGGCTGAAGCAATTCAAGTATGGTCCAATGGAAGCAGCGTGA
- a CDS encoding SMI1/KNR4 family protein, whose amino-acid sequence MREDLLAQLDEWHEEDEFEEIVDAVMEIPTEDRDYVLISHLGRAMNNLERYEEAIEQFLTISEEGKDDPLWHYRMGVAYYYLEQYDDALREFEIADQLDPEDEDTLEFLDWIRSKTAQKTAEEATVSSVQFDTDFDFTNFWDDSEHALEQYVSDPPTDELIASVEEELVFKLPAFYINMMKVHNGGIPHNRCFPKGEAVCGAEDYIRISGILGIGREKRKSLCGDLGSRSVIEDGGYPEIGVVICDCPSESRVVMLDYRSSGNDSEPEVVHVDKENNHKITSLAPNFEAFIRGLVNEEIYEV is encoded by the coding sequence ATGAGAGAGGATCTTTTGGCACAGCTGGATGAGTGGCATGAAGAAGATGAATTTGAAGAAATCGTAGATGCCGTTATGGAGATTCCTACGGAGGACAGAGATTATGTACTGATCAGTCATTTGGGCAGAGCGATGAATAATCTCGAACGTTACGAAGAGGCGATTGAACAGTTCTTAACCATTTCAGAAGAGGGTAAGGATGATCCGCTTTGGCATTACCGCATGGGGGTTGCCTATTATTATTTGGAACAATATGATGATGCCTTAAGAGAATTTGAAATCGCAGATCAATTAGATCCTGAAGATGAGGATACTTTGGAGTTCCTGGATTGGATTCGGAGTAAAACCGCTCAGAAGACTGCAGAAGAGGCCACTGTGTCTAGTGTCCAGTTTGATACGGACTTCGATTTCACGAACTTTTGGGATGACAGTGAGCATGCGTTGGAACAATATGTTTCGGATCCCCCCACAGATGAGCTAATTGCTTCCGTGGAAGAGGAACTGGTCTTCAAGTTGCCAGCTTTCTATATTAATATGATGAAGGTACATAACGGGGGAATTCCCCACAACCGGTGTTTCCCTAAAGGGGAAGCAGTTTGCGGGGCAGAAGACTATATCAGGATTTCAGGTATTCTGGGAATTGGACGAGAGAAGAGAAAGTCGCTGTGCGGAGATTTAGGCAGCCGGTCTGTGATTGAGGATGGAGGTTATCCTGAAATCGGTGTGGTGATTTGTGATTGTCCTTCGGAGTCTAGGGTGGTGATGCTGGATTACCGTTCATCCGGAAATGACAGCGAACCAGAAGTTGTTCATGTGGATAAAGAGAATAATCACAAGATTACCAGCCTTGCCCCAAACTTTGAGGCTTTTATTCGCGGATTGGTGAATGAGGAGATTTACGAGGTTTAA
- a CDS encoding response regulator transcription factor, whose product MIRIVIAEDQKLLRGTLTALLSMEEDMEIVAEAENGQAAWEAIGHYEPDVCLLDIEIPFLSGLEIAERLRQEGRSTKIIIVTTFARPGFLQKAMELKVEGYLLKDEPIDFLIQSIRKVMAGERVISTDLAAVLFLREENPLTERETDVLRLSKSGLSTKEIAKQLFLTEGTVRNYLSIAIQKLGVQTRQQATEKANERGWIS is encoded by the coding sequence GTGATACGTATAGTCATCGCAGAAGATCAGAAATTGCTTCGGGGGACGTTGACAGCGTTGTTATCTATGGAGGAGGATATGGAAATCGTAGCGGAAGCAGAGAATGGACAGGCGGCATGGGAAGCTATTGGTCATTATGAGCCGGATGTGTGCTTGCTCGACATCGAGATCCCTTTCCTTTCAGGACTTGAAATTGCAGAGAGACTCAGACAAGAAGGACGCTCCACAAAAATCATCATCGTAACGACATTCGCTCGCCCCGGTTTCTTGCAAAAAGCAATGGAATTAAAGGTAGAAGGCTATTTATTAAAAGATGAACCGATTGATTTCTTAATCCAATCCATCCGCAAGGTAATGGCTGGTGAGCGAGTGATTAGCACCGACTTGGCGGCGGTTCTTTTCCTTAGGGAAGAAAATCCGCTAACCGAACGCGAAACGGATGTATTGCGATTGTCCAAGTCTGGACTGTCGACCAAGGAAATAGCCAAGCAATTATTTCTGACGGAGGGGACCGTCCGGAATTACTTGTCTATCGCCATTCAAAAGCTAGGGGTGCAGACCAGGCAGCAGGCGACTGAAAAAGCGAATGAGCGCGGGTGGATTTCGTAA
- a CDS encoding sensor histidine kinase: MKRKIYPLEHIEKYLMIDVFVIIVLVFNVFFKKDTIHWGIKVGFLLLFVASYYVGLWYRDWRLLVASLVGFSLLLTFGIYAGNWVLLYGFVFADLLGRAHRMAIMIVGMAGIIAMFVLFSWINAGSPFAFISTLELLFMVAQLVVPVVVYTRGKANILKEKLAVANAQLERYIQEEERNRIARDLHDTLGQTLTMIKLKSELTMRLVEKNPEKAKHELHDILNTSRYALKQVRELVTDMKFISLKKEMELSKDILQNAGIELVVKDEGAMLPLSNVAETMLALSVREAITNIIKHSLADQCTITPYVETEYYCIQVSDNGHGNLRQGEGNGLHTMKERMTMLQGDMYMMASPGQGTVITLKVPLISNGRV, encoded by the coding sequence ATGAAAAGAAAAATATATCCCCTAGAGCATATTGAAAAATATCTTATGATTGATGTATTTGTCATTATAGTTTTAGTTTTTAACGTGTTCTTTAAAAAAGACACCATCCATTGGGGGATCAAGGTAGGATTTCTTTTGTTGTTCGTGGCATCTTATTATGTTGGACTATGGTATCGGGACTGGCGGTTGCTTGTGGCCAGTCTCGTTGGCTTCTCATTGCTTTTAACTTTTGGCATTTACGCAGGCAATTGGGTCTTGCTATACGGCTTTGTATTTGCTGATTTGCTTGGCAGAGCCCATCGGATGGCGATTATGATCGTCGGGATGGCTGGAATTATAGCGATGTTTGTGCTGTTCAGTTGGATTAATGCGGGAAGTCCTTTTGCGTTTATTTCAACATTGGAACTTCTGTTTATGGTTGCCCAGCTTGTAGTGCCTGTTGTGGTGTATACGAGAGGAAAGGCGAATATCTTGAAGGAAAAGCTGGCGGTCGCCAATGCCCAGCTTGAGCGATATATTCAGGAGGAGGAACGAAATCGGATTGCTAGGGATCTCCATGATACGCTCGGTCAGACCTTAACGATGATCAAATTGAAAAGTGAGCTAACGATGAGATTGGTGGAGAAAAACCCGGAAAAGGCGAAACATGAGCTGCATGATATTTTGAACACTTCACGTTATGCGTTAAAGCAGGTGAGGGAGCTCGTCACCGACATGAAATTTATTTCCCTTAAGAAGGAAATGGAACTTTCAAAGGATATTTTACAAAATGCTGGAATTGAATTAGTCGTGAAGGATGAGGGGGCCATGCTCCCCTTGTCGAATGTGGCCGAAACGATGCTGGCACTTTCCGTTAGAGAAGCCATTACCAACATCATTAAACATAGCTTAGCCGACCAGTGTACAATCACACCATACGTTGAGACGGAGTATTACTGTATCCAAGTGAGCGATAACGGGCATGGAAACTTGAGACAGGGAGAAGGAAACGGCTTGCACACGATGAAGGAAAGAATGACGATGCTGCAGGGAGATATGTATATGATGGCAAGTCCGGGCCAAGGAACGGTTATTACGCTTAAGGTACCACTGATAAGCAACGGGAGGGTGTAG